In the genome of Actinomadura graeca, one region contains:
- a CDS encoding chromosome segregation ATPase, protein MPKSEERDNSGPEETAATPEAAVSGGAKPQDGVPPPPGDDAGAQDPRGGGPTPERPAETAVARVGDPVAVWPCANCGRPVPQPVGAVRSVRYCQDNDGACAREARDRRDRGRDAPGLTGQVASTWEMVERLEKAADLLADSLTSELSVAGVERRVAEVRAEAARELAIAQSERDSSQRKAEEAWHEATSARGRAESAEKEAAHAREEAKLATSKRDAAQQAWEEAHQVAQQSMTAKLAAESERDRIAARETELLAALEAARAELVTLHARLSETEGAVESQRVEAAVAKQGAEDLRNAMRDTEAQRQRAMQAASKAEAERATALRAQSEAEAELVRANARAEEAVKERDAAQAMAQAATAEREELNAKISDQSVQLRQLSQSVAEQQAALTALAEERDAARAEADRARRQVDQFTHNTLSSNIPPGGRMPGGGTPAPSAGLSHNAAPPPPPGIPPGPPPIGPGPSAAPRPQNAPVPLSAPPPSHPAQGTVPPGRGQSSLNGADREDPLFTGP, encoded by the coding sequence ATGCCGAAGAGCGAAGAGCGCGACAATAGCGGCCCCGAGGAGACGGCCGCGACTCCGGAAGCCGCGGTCTCCGGAGGCGCGAAGCCGCAGGACGGCGTGCCCCCGCCCCCGGGGGACGACGCGGGCGCGCAGGACCCGCGGGGCGGCGGCCCGACGCCGGAACGTCCCGCCGAGACGGCCGTCGCGCGGGTGGGCGACCCGGTCGCGGTGTGGCCGTGCGCCAACTGCGGACGGCCCGTCCCGCAGCCGGTGGGGGCGGTGCGCTCCGTCCGCTACTGCCAGGACAACGACGGCGCCTGCGCCCGCGAGGCCCGCGACCGCCGCGACCGCGGCCGCGACGCGCCGGGGCTGACCGGCCAGGTCGCCTCCACCTGGGAGATGGTCGAGCGCCTGGAGAAGGCCGCCGACCTGCTCGCCGACTCGCTGACCTCCGAGCTGAGCGTCGCCGGCGTCGAGCGCCGCGTCGCCGAGGTGCGCGCCGAGGCCGCCCGCGAGCTCGCCATCGCGCAGAGCGAGCGCGACTCCTCCCAGCGCAAGGCCGAGGAGGCGTGGCACGAGGCGACCTCCGCCCGCGGCCGCGCCGAGAGCGCCGAGAAGGAGGCCGCGCACGCCCGCGAGGAGGCCAAGCTCGCCACCTCCAAGCGCGACGCCGCCCAGCAGGCGTGGGAGGAGGCCCACCAGGTCGCGCAGCAGTCGATGACCGCCAAGCTCGCCGCCGAGAGCGAGCGCGACCGCATCGCCGCGCGCGAGACCGAGCTGCTCGCCGCCCTGGAGGCGGCGCGCGCCGAACTCGTCACCCTGCACGCCAGACTCTCCGAGACCGAGGGGGCCGTCGAGTCCCAGCGCGTCGAGGCGGCCGTCGCCAAGCAGGGCGCCGAGGACCTGCGCAACGCCATGCGCGACACCGAGGCGCAGCGGCAGCGGGCGATGCAGGCCGCCAGCAAGGCCGAGGCCGAGCGCGCCACCGCCCTGCGGGCCCAGTCCGAGGCGGAGGCCGAGCTCGTGCGCGCCAACGCCCGGGCCGAGGAGGCGGTCAAGGAGCGTGACGCCGCCCAGGCCATGGCCCAGGCCGCCACCGCCGAGCGCGAGGAGCTCAACGCCAAGATCAGCGACCAGTCGGTGCAGCTCCGGCAGCTGTCCCAGTCGGTCGCCGAGCAGCAGGCCGCGCTGACCGCCCTCGCCGAGGAGCGCGACGCCGCCCGCGCCGAGGCCGACCGTGCCCGCCGCCAGGTGGACCAGTTCACGCACAACACGCTGTCGTCCAACATCCCGCCCGGCGGCCGGATGCCGGGCGGCGGCACCCCGGCGCCCTCCGCGGGCCTCTCGCACAACGCGGCACCCCCGCCGCCCCCCGGGATCCCGCCGGGCCCGCCCCCGATCGGCCCCGGCCCGTCCGCGGCCCCCCGCCCGCAGAACGCGCCGGTCCCGCTCAGCGCGCCGCCCCCGAGCCACCCGGCCCAGGGCACCGTCCCGCCGGGCCGCGGGCAGTCGTCACTGAACGGCGCCGACCGGGAGGACCCCCTCTTCACCGGCCCCTGA